GTATGAGGATAAGGAAACGAACGGCGGATTTCTGATCTATCTCGAACCGGACTGCGAAGACCGCGAGGTCGGGATCGAAGGCGACATCGCCGACCAGGTGATCTATCACGAACGGCCGATGAGGCTTGTTCCGGACATGAACTCGCTGAAAGATAAGATCTTCATCTTCGAAGCAGGACTCGACGACCGTGTTATTGAGCTATTTAAGGTCCTGACGCTTGCAAAGATGCAGGACGACGATCCTGAAAAGATCCCTGATGAGCTGAAGTTCACCAAGCGCGCAGAGATCAACGGCGAGGATATGCTTTTGTTTGCAGCTTTCCGCAATGAAGAGCTTTTGGGGACACTGGAGATGCCGTATTCTTTGTATCAGACCTGTGTTCTTTCCGGCGAACCGATCTGGGATGTGCCCGTAACGGAGTGCGCGGCAATCGATCAGCAGTGGGTCATGGAGCGTCTCGGAGAACAGAAAGAAACGGAAGAATGAAATCTCAGGTGTTTTTCAGATACCTGCATGGTTTTTCCAAAAAAAGTCTGACACTCGCTGCATTCATTGTCATGCAGCGAGATAATCCCTTCACACTTCCCGCAGGTCCATTTACTCCGCTCGGCAACGAGAAATGCTGCAAGACCCTGTTCTCTCGCCATAAGGCCGTTTTCAATCAGACTTTGATTGTATCTGTCCCGATATCTTTTATCCATCTTTTTTATCTGTTTACAGGGAAAATTATTGCAGGAAAAACAGTATTCTATCCCTTTCTCCCTGACGCAATCCTGAATCCTGCAGGACCTGCATCCCTCGGAGGTGCCGTTTTTGTTCGAAAAGCACCCCCCGCAGGATTTTTTTGATACACAATGCCTGTAACAGACCATACAGTTCATCCCGCAGGGAGCGAACATATCTGTTGGTATTGTATCCGGCATTATGATTTTGGAACGGATGAACTCTGGAAAAACGAATACCTGTTCCGTCACCGCCGCTAAACTGGTTATGGGAACAGGCTTTATTTACTATGCACTAATCGTTGAAAAAGGAATCGCTTTTATGCCTGAGTGTCATTTTTGTGTGGATTATTATAGTGCTAAATGAAGGATGATGGAAAATGTCACATCCCATCTTTAGCACCATAATAATAGAGTGGAGATTTATCTACCCGTGCCCGATGGGATATTCGTATCTCTATTCTGTTTTCGGCACTCTCTGATTATACGTAATCCTTTTTTCTATAGCAGCCCAGTTCTTTGACGCCGGTGATCTTCTTCAATTCCGTGATCGTCGCCTGCCAGCCGGGATCAGTCTCAAAATCGATGAAAAAGACATATCGTCCAATCCCCTCCTTCGACGGCCGGGACTCGATACGCGTCAGATTGATTCCCCTTTGTGCAAAGATCCCCAAGATCCCGTACAACAGACCCGGACGGTTTTCTCTTGGGATGATGACGACACTGCATTTTTCGGGGTCATCCGGATTTTTCTCACCGGCTGATATCTCAAGAAACCGGGTGGTATTGTTGAGTGAATTTTGAATATCCTTCTGCAGTATGGGCAGATCATACAACTTTGCGGCGCTTTCCGTCGTTACGGCCGCCGATCCGCTGATAAACGACGCCTCTTTGGCACTCTGGGCATTGCTGCTTGTGTGGATGAGAGCCGCCTTTTTCATGCCGTTTAGATAGATACTGCATTGTTCATGCGACTGCGGGTGAGTGTAGATGACCGAGATCTCGTCCGGCTTGTATCTTGAAACGAAGAAATGACGAATCGGCATAAAATATTCAGCGGTGATGCGGCACTCCGTCTGTAAAAGGCCGTCCAGCGTTTCGCCAACGCCGCCCGCTTCGCTGTTTTCAACCGGAACTATGCCCCGGATATTTTTCTCGAGAACTGCCGTGAAAACATCCCGGATTGTTGGAAACATCAGGATCTCTTCATTTTCATTCCTGATTTTTTCGGCAAGCTCGCAGGAGAACGTGCCTTTTGGTCCAAGTGCCGCTAACGTCATTTCATCTTCACCAGGGTATCTATCATAAGATCAGTCTCATCCGTTGCCTGGGGGATGTAGGCTCTGAATGCATTGCTGTTTCCCGTGAAGAACGCAGCGAACTTCTCCGAATCCTTCGATGCAACGATCGCTTTCAGGGTATTGACCGAATCCGACATTTTTTCAATAACGCCGGCTGTTTCCGGGTTCATCTGCAGTATGTCTGCATACAGGTCCGGATCCTGCCCGAGGATTCTCCCGACCAGCCCGAGTTCTATCCGGTACACCGGACTCATCACCGGAAGAATTGCTTCAAGCGGGATGCCGGTATTTTTTATCGTCTCGGCGACGGATAGAGTCGTGAAGTGTACAAGCCCCTGGACGATGCTCATGATTTTGTCATGCTCTTTAGGTTCCATCTGACAAATCTTGGCTCCTTCGTTCGTAAAGATCTGATAAAGCATGTCCCGGGTTTTCCCATCGCATCTGACCGGCGATGCCGCGATCGTCTGACCAAAGATCGTGGAAACCGAGGGACCGAACATCGGATGCAGGCCGATAACCTGCGCTTTGGATTTCAGCATCGCCTCAACCGGAGCAGTTTTTATTGAGGTCAGATCGCACAGAAGCTGCTCTTTGTTCAAGAGCGGAGCAATTTCATCGATCACCCGGACGGTGTCATGAATCGGAACAGAGACGATAACGATATCGCAGGTAGAGGCAATATCCGCGTTGGAGACCGGTGTTTTTCTCCCCGAACATACGACTTTATAGCCTGCCCGTTCGAAGACGGCCGAGAACAGACGTCCCATTCCGCCGAAACCGCCGATTATGCCAACGATATCTCCCGGATTCACGTCTTTATCTCCTGCGAATGATTTCATGTCTTGTCTGACCTGATGATTCTCTGTTTCGTTTCATGCCACTTCAATCCTCTGTCAGCAGGATCTCGATTGCCTCTTCTGCAGTTCTTCGTTCATGGACAATCATCGCTGCAGCCCTGACGAATTTGTCCGGATATTTGTGCTGGAATGCATTTCTCCCAATAGACACCCTGGCAACTCCCCCTTCCATCGCTCCCTCGATCAGCTGCATGGTGGCCAGATCACTCATTTTGGAACCTCCGGCAATAACTACCGGTACATGACATCCTTCGGTTACTTCCCTGAATGAATCGGGGTCTCCGGTGTACACGGTTTTGATGATGTCGGCCCCAAGTTCCGAACCCACGCGGGCCGCGAGTTTGACGGCTTCATGCATGTTTTCGGATTTGATGTCTTTTCCTCTGGGGTACATCATCGCAAGAAGCGGCATTCCCCATTCGATACACTCGACGGCGACACGTCCAAGATCGCTGAGCATGTTTGCTTCATTTTCTGCGCCGATATTTACATGCATGGAAACGCCGTCCGCTCCCAATTTCAGGGCATTCTGGACGTTGTTGACCAGTACTTTGTTGTTCGGATCCGGTCCAAGATCCGTACTTGCGGATAGGTGCAGGATCAAGCCGATGTCCGGACCGCCTTTCCGGTGACCGTGTAGGGCGAGGCCCATATGACCGATTACGGCGTTGGCTCCTCCTTTTGCGACCAGATCGACCGATCTTTCCAGATCGATCAGCCCGGGAATCGGTCCGATGGAAACTCCGTGATCCATCGGGACGATGACGGTTGTTCCTGTATCTCTTTTCATGATTCTTTCGAGTCTGATTTCTTTACCTCTCATGTTTGGGCTCCTTTTTCATTTTCTTGTTTTTGATCTTTGGAAAAATCTGGTATCCACTGCACCAGAGGAGTTCCCGATAAAAGGCTTGGTTTATTTTATGGAGATCTATTCTGGTGCAGTTTGACTACTGTCTAAACCAGAACTGATAGCTAATGCTAAAAATGCCAGCTACGCTGACGTATACAAATGATAGAACGTCCATTACTGAGGACAGAACATCTTCAAAAGGCGAGTTGTGCGATGTGCTTGGTACAGAGCTTCTGCTGGCGGCGATTCCTCGCTCTGCTGACAGACAGTCATTGCACATGTTAGTATAAGTTATCATGATAGGTAATAAAACCATTCTATGCGGAAAAAAGAGGATTTCATATTTCTTAATCCCGTATTATTCGGTTTATGATCTGTGATCTTATTAATATCTTAGAAAAATAATACGGAAAAATAATTGGATTGTTATCTTTTCCCGTAAATGATGGCTGATTCAACCGGGCACTTCTCAATGCATTTTCCGCAGAGATAACATTCAGCTTTTTTTGCCTCGCTTCCGGCTTCTCCGGTCGGGCAAATCCTCTCGCATTTTCTGCAGTTGATACATTGATCCGTTCTTTTCAATCCAAACTTTCCAAACCGTGAAACTTTGGAGAATACAAATCCATATGGGCACAAGAACGTACAGAACGGCCGGTAAATGAAGATCGAAGCAAGCAGGATCACAAGAAACACTCCCGCCGCTGCCGTGAACATGAGCGCAAAGAATGACGATATGCCGACATATTCGAATATATTGACGGAACAGAGCGCTCCGATTACGAGGGCGGCAAAGAACCCGGCCCGAATTATTTTTGGAATCCGTCTATCTTTGATCTGCAGTTTCTTCACTGGAATCCGGTATAACAGTTCCTGCAGCGCTCCCGCTGGACACATGTGTGCGCAGAATACGCGCCCGAAGAAGTATGTGATCACGATCAAAGCGATCAGTCCCGCAAACCCAAGACCTGCAAATGACAACTCCGTGATTCTGGATACCGTTGAGTAGAAACCATCCGGTGCGATGGGGATGACAAGCAAAAAGCCTGCAGCTGTCGTGAGGATGGAAATCGATATCAGCGCTTCTGTTGACATGGCATTTTTGAGCCAAAGAACAGCAGCAAGAAGCGTGCCTCCAAACATATACACTATCCCTGAGTAGGATGAGATCATGTCGGCCAATGTTCCCGTAATTCCGAATAATTCCGGATCATAGAGAATAATGAGAAGCCCAAGTAAAATCGGAGAAATGCCGGCATAGACGAATATTTTTTGCAGGACTTCCGGGTTTTCTTTTCTGAGATATTTCATCACAATCGCAAGGAGAAGAATTACTGCACCGCCGATTATAAGTCCAGCAGCAGAAAATACCAGCGGACTTAAACCGGAGTCCCCGGAAGATACGGTTTCAGAACCTGTTGACGAACTGGTTGAAATGACGGATGAAACCGTATCACTCCCGGTATCTGTCTGAGCAGTCGTTGATGTATCCGTAGAACTTCCGGAAACAGTAATTTGATCTGTCTCGCTTACTGAAGTGCCCGAATCCCCGGATGTGTAATCGCACAGAGAGTTTCCATCGGCATCCGTATAGAGAAAACATCTTCCGGGATACGGGCAAGCAGAACGTCCTTTCGGGCATACTGCGGCACATGCAGGCGCGGTAAGCAATCATAAAAGGTTCTATCGAATCTAAATAATTAAAAAAAGTGGGGAAGTTTTAGTTCTTTTTGAACTGAGGCATCATTGCACGGAGTTCTGAACCGACTTCTTCGATCAGATGTTCCTCGTCAGCGCGGGTGAGCGCAGTGAACGTCGGTCTGTTGACCATGTTCTCGAGGATCCATTCCTTGGCAAATTCGCCGGACTGGATCTCGTAGAGAATCTCGCGCATCGCTTCGTAGGACTCGTTTCCGATTACGCGGGGGCCGCGGGTGACATCGCCGTACTGAGCAGTGTTGGAAATGGCTTCACGCATATTGGTAAATCCGCCCTCGTAAATCAGGTCGACGATGAGCTTCATCTCGTGAAGAACTTCCAGATATGCCATCTCAGGCGCATATCCAGCATCGACGAGGGTGTCGAATCCTGCCTTGATCAGGGAAGTAACTCCTCCGCAAAGAACTGCCTGTTCGCCGAACAGATCGGTTTCCGTCTCTTCTCTGAAGGTCGTTTCAAGAACCACTGCTCTGGTTGCGCCGATACCTTTTGCATAGGCAAGAGCAAACTTCTTTGCGTTTCCGGTGTAGTCCTGCTCAATTGCAATCAGAGCTGGAACTCCTTTTCCTTCTTCGTAGGTTCTTCTGACCATGTGGCCCGGACCTTTCGGTGCGACCATGATCACATCGACGTTTGCCGGAGGAACGATCTGCCCGAAGTGGATGTTGAATCCGTGGGAGAACATAAGACACTTGTTCTCAGTCAGATACGGCATGATCTCGGCTTTGTACACTGCTGCCTGGTTTTCGTCGGGGACGAGAATCATGATAACGTCTCCCTTCTTGGCCGCTTCGGCGACATCGTACGTCTCAAATCCGTCGCTCTTTGCAAGGTCTCTGCTCTTTCCGGCCCTGATTCCGATGATCACATTGAGGCCGCTGTCTTTCAGATTCCGTGACTGGCCTCTTCCCTGTGATCCGTAACCGATAACTGCGATCGTTTTTCCTGAGAGATCTTTCAGGTCCGCATCCGTTTCATGATATTTTTCCATCATCTTTTTTCCTTCCTTTTTGATAGATACTGTGTAAATTAACTTCCTTACGATTTAATTGTTTATCTGTCGAAACCACCCGAGCGGTAAACGACATTCAGGGCATTCACCATCGCTTCAGCCGATGCAATCACGATGTCACTGTTTGATGATGCTGCATCAAAGATCCTGCCTTTTTCATCCTCGACTTCGATGGTGACACATCCGAGCGCATCGCTTCCACCGGAAATCGCCTCGATCTGAAAGCTCTTCAGCTGAACTTTTCCAGGCGCGATTGCTAAAAGCGCCTTCATTGCTGCATCCACCGGTCCGTCTCCTGTTTTGGAACAGATCTTGTGTTCACCGTGGACTACGGCCTGTACGCTTGCAGTCGGAATCACGTGGCTTCCGGTAAATACCGAAATATCATCCAGCTCGATCATTTTTTTGTCGTTATGGCTGCCGGTGATGATTTTTGCGATCTCAAAGAGATCGAACTCGGTTACTTTTCGCCCGCGTCCGGAGATCTCCTTGACCTTTGCAACGATCATGTCCAGCTCGGCGTCAGACGGTTTTACGTTTATGTCCTCCAGCATCTGCCGGACCGCATGTTTTCCAACATGTTTTCCAAGCTTTAAGCGCCGTCGGTGACCCACCATTTCGGGCGTCATGATTCCCGGCTCGAATGTTCCGGGGTTAGCCATTACGCCGTGGGAGTGAATCCCGCTTTCATGCGAAAATGCATTTTCGCCTACGACTGGCTGGATTGGCAGAACGGCGATCTGTGAAAATCTGGAAACCATTCTGGAAGTCTCCACCAGTTTTTCGGTATGAATATTGGTTTCGATTCCATAGATCGATTTCAGGATCATGACCGTCTGGGCTAAATCCGCGTTTCCTGCCCGTTCACCGATACCGTTTACGGTAACCTGAATCTGGTCAGCTCCTCCTTCAACTGCTGCAATGGTGTTTGCGGTCGCCAGACCGAAATCGTTGTGACAGTGCACATCGATTTTGCTTTTGACGTTTTCGCGAATCATTGCGATGAGGGGTTTTATCATCGAAGGGGTGCTTACACCGACCGTGTCGGGAATGTTGATTATCGTCGTGCCGGCCTCATCTGCTGCTTTGCAGATTTCAACCAGTTCCGACGGTTCCGTTCTGGTTGCATCCATCGGTGAGAACATCACGTAATCGCACTTCGAACGTGCATAGGTAATGATCTCCCGGGTAATCGCCAGGACTTCTGCATGACTTTTTTTGATGGTATAGGTTCTCTGAATCTCAGATGTGGGAATAAACACATGGACCATATCAACGCCGGCCTCGATACAACGATCTACATCCGCTTTGACTGAGCGTGCGAGTCCGCAGATTTTGGGGCGGATCCCCTCTTCAGCGCAAATCCTCTTGATCGTTTCAAATTCGACATCCGAAGATGCCGGAAAGCCTGCTTCAATCACATCAACGCCGATATCGGACAACTGATGCGCAATTTCAATTTTCTGCTCCAGTGTGAATGACACGCCGGGAGTCTGTTCACCATCACGAAGTGTGGTGTCTAAAATAGTCACTCTTCTGTTCGTGTTGACTGTACTTTTATCGCAATAGAATGCAATCCGCCACTTTCGCAGTGACTGCTCCGATCCCATCTTCCTGAGACATACCCAGTATCAATGCATCGATACAATATAATACTTTCGTTTGTTGGTCAAAAAACGGGGTAAGACCCCGTTATCTGCGCACTTCTGTGGAAAATACAATCTCGAGCGCATGATGAATGTGTTTTTTCCCAAACTTATATATACCAATCGAAGTTAGACAATCTAAACGGAGTTTAATCCCATGAGTGATTGTTTTATTTGGCTATAAAAACATCCGTTTCCTGGACACGACCCTTCGTGACGGGGAACAGACGCCGGGCGTCTCTCTGACACCCTTACAGAAACTGAAAATCGCAGAAGAACTTTCCGCAATCGGCGTGAATGTGATCGAGGCTGGATCCGCGGTCGCATCCAAAGGCGAAAGAGAGGCTATAAAGCTGATATCCGATGCGGGACTCAACGCGGAAATCTGCACATATGCGCGGGCCAAGACCGAAGATATCGATCTGGCTGTGAAATGCGGTGTGGATTCGGTGCATCTCGTCGTTCCGGTTTCTGACCTTCATATAACCAAAAAACTCGGGAAAACCCGCGAAGAAGTCTATGCAATGGCAATGGAAACCGTTGCATATGCCAAAGAAAGAGGACTTATCGTCGAACTTTCGGGCGAAGATTCTTCAAGGGCAGATCAGCAGTATCTGGCCCGGCTTTTTAGAGATGGAGTAGCACACGGAGCTGACAGGCTTTGTTTCTGTGATACCGTCGGGCTTTTAACGCCTGAAAAAACAGCAGAAATGATCCCGCCGTTATGCTTCGCACCATTGAGCATCCACTGTCACAATGACCTCGGACTGGCTCTTTCGAATACCATATCGGCATTAAGATCGGGAGCTACATGCGCCCACACGACCATCAACGGAATGGGAGAACGTGCAGGAAACGTGCCCTTCGAAGAGGTTGTGATGGTGCTTGAAAAGCTCTACGGCTATGACACCGGGATCGACACGACCAAAATCTATGCGTTGTCGACCCTCATATCACAGATGACAAAGATACCACTCGCAGCCAACAAGCCGATCGTCGGCGGCATGGCATTTACCCACGAAAGCGGTATCCATGCACACGGACTCCTGCGGGACCCGACGACCTACGAACCAATGTCGCCGGAAACGGTTGGAAGAAAACGAAGAATTGTTCTTGGAAAACATTCTGGAACCGCGTTGGTCCAGTCGGCCTTTAAGACGCTTGGTTACGAACCGGGAGAAAAACATCTTGCCGAAATCGTTGCGAGGGTCAAAAAAGTCGGTGACATGGGTATGAAAGTGACCGATGCCGATGTTATGGCGATCGCAGATTCGGTGATGCTTCTGGAATGCAAGCCGGTGATCAACCTGAAACAGTTTACGGTTGTGAGCGGGAGTAACGCCATTCCAACGGCTTCGGCCACGATGGTCGTAAACGGGACGAAAGTTACCGGCGCAGCCACCGGAACAGGTCCGGTCGATGCGACCATCAAGGTCCTCCAGCAGTCAATCGCCCAATTCGGCGACATCACACTTGAGGAGTTTCATGTGGATGCGATCAACGGCGGAACGGATGCTTTGGTTGATGTAACGGTGAAAATGAGAAAGGATGGGAGGGTGCTTACCTCCAGGGGCGCCAGAACAGATATCGTAGAGGCAAGTGTCGAGGCGGTAATAGCAGGCATGAATAGATTACTGAGAGATGAGAATGAAAACAGGCGCAGCAATACTGATTGAAAGCTTAAAAGAAGAGGGTGTTGACATCATATTCGGATATCCGGGAGGGTCGGTCCTCCCGATATACGACGAGCTATACGATGCGGAGCTAACCCATATCCTTGTAAGACATGAACAGGCAGCCGTTCATGCAGCTGACGGATATGCCCGAGCCAGCGGACGCGTAGGTGTATGTCTGTCGACATCGGGTCCGGGAGCCTGCAATCTCATCTCTGGAATTGCCACGGCGAACATGGATTCGGTCCCGATCGTTGCACTTACCGGTCAGGTTCCAACCGGAATGCTCGGAAATGATGCATTTCAGGAATCCGATATCACCGGAATAACGCTGCCGATCACTAAACACAACTATCTGGTAAAAGATGCGCGTGACATAAAAATGACGGTGAAAGCCGCGTTTTATATAGCAGGAACCGGAAGAAACGGACCGGTTCTCATCGATTTACCCAAAGACGTGCTGACGGCAAAAGTAGCTGCTGAAGAAGTTCTCTCCGGAGAGCCTGAACTTAGAGGATATAAGCCGACGTTAAAAGGCCATTCCAAACAGATCAAAAAGGCACTTGACCTGATATACAATGCAAAAAAACCGGTCCTGTACGTCGGAGGCGGAGTAATCGCAGCAGGAGCGTCAGAAGAATTGGTGAAGCTTGCCGAACTCTTCTGCCTTCCTGTCACGACAACGATGATGGGTCTTGGCGCGATTCCGGCTGATCACCCGTTGAATCTGGGAATGCTCGGGATGCACGGGACTGAATATGCAAATTACGCAGTATCCGAATCCGATCTGCTTATCGCGATCGGAGCACGGTTTGATGATCGGGTAACCGGCAAGCTGAGTCATTTCGCAACGCATGCAAAAGTTATCCATATCGACATCGATCCAGCCGAAATCGGGAAAAATGTGAACCCGGATGTGCCGATCGTGGGTGATGCCAAAAGCGTCCTTGCCGACATGATCTGTCTGGCAGAAAAGAACGGATGCATCTCCGAACCCTGGCTCGAACAGGTGAAATTATGGCGGACGAACCATCCCCTGCGTGTCGTAGAAGACGGCAAAGTTCATCCGCAGAACGTCATCCGAAAGCTCTCCGAGCTTCTTGACGGCGGCGGAATAATCGTGAGTGAGGTCGGTCAGAACCAGATGTGGGCCGCACAACACTACGGATTTAAAAAACCCCGCCAGTGGATCAGTTCAGGCGGCCTTGGAACGATGGGATACGGATTTCCGGCTGCGATCGGAGCCTGGTTCGCCAAGCCCGATGAAACGGTCGTTCTTATCGCCGGCGATGGGAGTTTCCAGATGAACATTCAGGAACTTGCCACCGTTGCGCAGTATAAGATTCCGGTGAAGATCGTCATTCTGAACAACATGTATCTCGGGATGGTCAGACAGTGGCAGGAACTCTTCTACGACAGAAGATACTCCTACACGGAACTGCCAGCTGTGGACTTTGTCGGAATCGCAAAAGCCTACGGTATTCAGGGAATGAAAGTTGAATCCATTGATCAGATCGACTCTGCTCTCCAGACCGCGTTAGATTATAACGGCCCCTATCTTCTGGATTTCCAGATTGAGCGGGGAGAAAATGTCTATCCCATGGTTCCGGCAGGTGCTGCGATCAGCGATATGATTGGAAAACACTGTCACAATGGAGGGTCAGGGAGATGAAACAGTATATCATGAGCATCCTTGTTGAAAACAAGGCTGGTGTCCTCGCACGGGTTTCCGGCCTCTTCTCCCGAAGAGGGTTCAACATCGAAAGCCTTGCCGTCGGGACCTGCGAAACACCTGGTATGAGCCGGATCACGATTGTTGTGATCGGTGACGATATGCACATCGAACAGGTAAAAAAACAGCTCAATAAACTGATAGATGTTATAAAAATCACGGATATCACGGAAAAAGAGCATGTTGAACGCGAACTTGCCCTGATCAAAGTTCATGCCGAGCCGGGACTTCAGCGTTCCGAAGTCATGCAGATCGCCGGGATTTTCCGGGCGAAGATCATCGATGTCGGATTACAAACTCTCGTGCTTGAAATCACGGGCGACTCGGATAAGATTCTTGCTCTGGAATCTCTTCTGCGCCCCTACGGCATTCTCGAACTTGTAAGGACCGGCAGAGTTGCTCTGCAGAGAGGATCCCTTGGATCCGCTCTTCGTCAGTAAAAAAAAGTAAAAATTATCATAAAAATCAAAAGTGATGTAAATGGGATTGACCATAACTGAAAAAATCTTCTCCGCTCACTGCAAAAAAGAATGCAGGGCAGGAGATGTAGTAATGGCACCGGTCGACGGTGCGATGATACATGATATCACGGGTCCTCTTGCGATCAATGTAATGAAAGAGATGGGTGAAGGCAGCGTCTTTGATCCGAAAAAAGTCATCATGCTCTTCGACCATCAGATCCCGGCTGACTCCATCAGCGCAGCAGAAAATCATGTAATGATGAGACAGTTTGCCCGCGAACAGGGCATCTACAACTATGACATAAAAGGGGGAGTCTGACATCAGGTCGTTCCGGAAAAGGGAAGGGTAAAACCCGGCGATATCGTTGTCGGGTCGGATTCCCACACCTGTGCGTATGGCGCTCTTGGTGCATTTTCGACAGGTATCGGCTCGACCGATATGGCATATGTCTTGAAATTCGGTGAACTTTACTTCAGAGTCCCGGAGACGATCAGGATCAATGCAAACGGAACGTTCCAGAACCGTGTCGGCCCAAAGGACCTTATCCTGACGCTCGCCGGAGATATCGGCGCAGATGGCGCGACGTATCGTGCGCTTGAATTCTGCGGGAATGCGTTCTCGGAGATGGACATTCCCGGAAGAATGACCTGTGCAAACATGGCCATTGAGATGGGAGCAAAGGCAGGCATAGTTCCGCCGGATGAAAAGACCTGGGAGTATATGCGTGGACGAACCGAGGTCACACCATTTTCCCTCGCGAGCGATGAGGATGCGGTGTTCTTTGAAACCCGAAATTATGACATCTCCAAAATCAATCCGAAGATCGCCGTCCCGCATAATGTCGACAATGTCGTCGATGTAACCGAAGTCGCCGGAAAACCGGTTGATCAGGTCTTCATTGGCTCATGCACGAACGGCAGGTATGAAGACTTTGCCGAAGCGGCAGAGGTTCTTGGCGATAATGTCTTCTCTGAAGATGTACGCGTGATCATGGTTCCGGCATCAAAAGTCGAGTACATGAAAGTCCTGAAAGCAGGGCTTATCGAGAAGTTCGTCGAAGCCGGAGCATTGGTTGAAGCTCCATGCTGCGGTCCGTGTATGGGCGGGGCTTTCGGGCTTTTAGCTCCCGGCGAGGTTTCCCTCTCGACATCGAACCGCAACTTCCGGGGAAGACAGGGAAGTACCGAGAGTTTCGTGTATCTTTCTTCTCCCGCTACCGCCGCCGCCAGCGCGATTACCGGCGTGATCACCGACCCGAGGGAGGTGTGAATCATGGGCAGAGCATGGAAATTCGGCGACGACATCGATACCGATGCGATCATCCCTGGCCGGTTCCTGACGATCTATGATCCAAAAGAGCTTGCATCGCATGCATTTGAAGGCACGCGCAATGAATTTGCTGCGGAAGCAAAAGACGGCGATGTGATCGTTGCCGGCAGAAACTTCGGCTGCGGTTCATCACGCGAGCATGCCCCGCTCGCACTGAAAGGAGCCGGCATCGAATTTGTCGTTGCTAAATCGTTTGCGAGGATCTTCTACCGGAATGCGATAAACACCGGTGTCTTACCGCTTGTTTGTCCGGATACGGACAAAATTGCCGACGGCACCGAGGTTTTCGTGAATCTCAGTCAGGCATACATCGAAGCAGACAAAAAACAGTATCCGCTTGAACCGATTCCTGAGTTCATGATGAGAATAGTCGAGGCCGGCGGCCTTGTTGAATACGCAAAAATGCGAGGAAATAAATGACATCATATAATGCG
The sequence above is a segment of the uncultured Methanocorpusculum sp. genome. Coding sequences within it:
- a CDS encoding 3-isopropylmalate dehydratase small subunit, with translation MGRAWKFGDDIDTDAIIPGRFLTIYDPKELASHAFEGTRNEFAAEAKDGDVIVAGRNFGCGSSREHAPLALKGAGIEFVVAKSFARIFYRNAINTGVLPLVCPDTDKIADGTEVFVNLSQAYIEADKKQYPLEPIPEFMMRIVEAGGLVEYAKMRGNK